In Diabrotica undecimpunctata isolate CICGRU unplaced genomic scaffold, icDiaUnde3 ctg00000715.1, whole genome shotgun sequence, a genomic segment contains:
- the LOC140431403 gene encoding histone H2B, whose translation MPPKTSGKAAKKAGKAQKNISKTDKKKKRKRKESYAIYIYKVLKQVHPDTGISSKAMSIMNSFVNDIFERIAAEASRLAHYNKRSTITSREIQTAVRLLLPGELAKHAVSEGTKAVTKYTSSK comes from the coding sequence ATGCCTCCTAAGACTAGTGGTAAAGCTGCTAAAAAAGCAGGAAAAGCTCAGAAGAATATTTCCAAGACCGATAAGAAAAAGAAGCGTAAGAGGAAGGAAAGTTATGCCATTTACATCTATAAAGTATTGAAACAAGTGCATCCTGATACTGGTATTTCCAGTAAGGCTATGAGTATCATGAACAGTTTTGTAAATGATATTTTTGAAAGAATCGCTGCTGAAGCTTCTCGTTTAGCTCATTACAATAAACGGTCAACAATTACAAGCAGAGAAATTCAAACCGCCGTACGTCTATTACTTCCTGGAGAGTTAGCTAAACACGCCGTCAGTGAAGGTACCAAAGCTGTTACTAAATATACAAGTTCTAAGTAA
- the LOC140431381 gene encoding histone H2A, translating to MSGRGKGGKVKGKAKSRSNRAGLQFPVGRIHRLLRKGNYAERVGAGAPVYLAAVMEYLAAEVLELAGNAARDNKKTRIIPRHLQLAIRNDEELNKLLSGVTIAQGGVLPNIQAVLLPKKTEKKA from the coding sequence ATGTCTGGACGTGGTAAAGGAGGCAAAGTTAAGGGAAAAGCAAAGTCCCGATCAAATCGTGCTGGTTTACAGTTTCCGGTAGGTCGTATTCATCGTCTATTGAGGAAAGGCAATTATGCCGAAAGAGTTGGTGCCGGAGCTCCTGTATACTTGGCAGCTGTTATGGAATATCTAGCTGCTGAAGTTTTGGAATTGGCAGGAAACGCAGCGAGAGATAACAAGAAGACCCGTATAATTCCTAGACATTTACAGTTAGCTATAAGAAATGACGAGGaattaaacaaattgctttcaggAGTTACCATCGCCCAAGGTGGAGTATTGCCCAATATACAAGCAGTATTACTACCCAAGAAGACCGAAAAGAAAGCTTAA
- the LOC140431386 gene encoding histone H4 — translation MTGRGKGGKGLGKGGAKRHRKVLRDNIQGITKPAIRRLARRGGVKRISGLIYEETRGVLKVFLENVIRDAVTYTEHAKRKTVTAMDVVYALKRQGRTLYGFGG, via the coding sequence ATGACTGGACGTGGAAAAGGTGGTAAAGGTTTGGGAAAAGGTGGCGCTAAACGTCATCGTAAAGTTTTGCGTGATAACATCCAAGGTATTACCAAGCCTGCTATCAGAAGATTGGCTCGTCGAGGAGGAGTAAAACGTATTTCTGGCTTAATCTATGAGGAAACGAGAGGTGTATTGAAAGTATTTTTGGAAAACGTTATTAGAGATGCTGTTACCTATACTGAACACGCCAAGAGGAAAACAGTAACTGCTATGGATGTTGTGTATGCACTTAAACGCCAAGGTCGTACTTTGTACGGTTTTGGTGGTTAA
- the LOC140431387 gene encoding histone H3 — translation MARTKQTARKSTGGKAPRKQLATKAARKSAPATGGVKKPHRYRPGTVALREIRRYQKSTELLIRKLPFQRLVREIAQDFKTDLRFQSSAVMALQEASEAYLVGLFEDTNLCAIHAKRVTIMPKDIQLARRIRGERA, via the coding sequence ATGGCACGTACAAAGCAAACAGCCCGAAAATCCACTGGTGGTAAAGCACCACGTAAACAGTTAGCAACCAAAGCTGCTCGTAAGAGTGCGCCTGCCACTGGAGGAGTTAAAAAACCTCATCGTTACAGGCCAGGTACCGTAGCTCTTCGTGAAATTAGACGTTACCAGAAAAGTACTGAATTACTTATCAGAAAACTACCTTTCCAACGTCTTGTTCGTGAAATCGCACAAGATTTTAAAACCGATTTACGTTTTCAGAGTTCGGCAGTTATGGCTTTACAGGAAGCGAGTGAAGCATATTTGGTAGGTTTGTTTGAAGATACTAATTTATGCGCTATTCACGCTAAGAGAGTCACTATTATGCCTAAAGACATTCAGCTAGCCAGGAGAATCAGGGGTGAAAGGGCATAA
- the LOC140431379 gene encoding uncharacterized protein codes for MADTENQSSAASATSASGTPQTSSPSKKEKKAKNPRAKPSHPPTSEMVNNAIKGLKERGGSSLQAIKKYIAANYKVDAEKVAPFIKKYLKAAVATGSLVQTKGKGASGSFKLASTSSSSSGSAKPSSAEKKKAGGTTKPKKTAAAAKRSAAGEKAKSVKKVTKAKKAASKTEKKPAKAKKVEKKSAPKTASSSSAVPTSAEAKVKTPTKAKKSSKGSPTKKPKAPKPKTAKAAASSPKARKAAAPKKKK; via the coding sequence ATGGCAGATACAGAAAACCAATCATCAGCCGCTTCGGCTACGTCGGCATCTGGAACGCCACAAACATCTTCGCCATCCAAAAAGGAAAAGAAGGCAAAAAATCCACGGGCAAAACCTTCTCATCCTCCAACGTCTGAAATGGTGAACAATGCTATCAAAGGGCTCAAGGAAAGAGGTGGTTCTTCTCTTCAAGCTATCAAGAAGTATATTGCTGCAAATTACAAAGTAGATGCTGAAAAAGTTGCACCGttcatcaaaaaatatttaaaagctgCAGTTGCTACTGGATCATTGGTGCAAACAAAAGGAAAAGGCGCATCAGGATCTTTCAAGTTAGCGTCTACCTCATCGTCGTCTTCTGGATCTGCAAAGCCTAGTTCCGCAGAAAAAAAGAAAGCTGGAGGAACAACTAAACCGAAAAAAACTGCCGCCGCTGCCAAACGTTCTGCTGCAGGCGAAAAGGCAAAATCTGTAAAGAAAGTGACAAAGGCTAAAAAAGCCGCATCAAAGACAGAGAAAAAGCCGGCAAAGGCGAAGAAAGTTGAAAAGAAGTCAGCACCTAAAACTGCGTCATCTTCATCCGCAGTTCCGACTTCTGCAGAGGCCAAAGTAAAAACACCAACAAAAGCGAAGAAATCAAGTAAAGGCAGTCCTACGAAAAAACCAAAGGCACCTAAGCCAAAGACCGCCAAGGCTGCTGCAAGTTCACCAAAAGCTAGAAAAGCTGCTgctcctaagaagaagaagtaa